The following proteins are encoded in a genomic region of Pseudodesulfovibrio mercurii:
- a CDS encoding restriction system-associated AAA family ATPase gives MKLLYIKITDPKGFRSLQTGFEYRFRSEWDLEEEQGFAPFVCAGPNGSGKSNLLEVLAAIFYHMECIYLANKPDSFVYDEEANPNGFQGSVSTPDAFELTYRFNLIDKNYYTPASAGVAQAGRTLAGVTEFRDRIRPVEIHISKELGKHPVVTQTDLKTGEQEELIDGQKIRKILPEFVLGYSSGENEILSLPFFKMRFVQFDEYWDALQNQLDYPGRPESRLAYLDSNFSQAILLCNLLYHDRETLKPFREDVGIEEIIKFRIIIRLSIEVSLDQALGFSRGENPRPRKMQEVGLNHPAIEITETGDESRSTYRANLIELLEGEEESDKLISRLKRCATCSYEDEATDSLYLDYYVTEETKQAFSNNFDFEVNKSPIALFQAFQVLLMLNLFSVSDTLKSDLYQSDSLYVSETVPTLASDERIVRFKDFWLKKEGVEEPVLLKSLSDGEHQLLHSLGLCLLFKNTQSLFLLDEPETHFNPNWRSSFISRLHDCFKGAGDNHEMLITTHTPFLISDSSPDKVLVFNKTNGIVSVIRPDYNTLGSSINKITMATFDKRETIGGHAQSQLDALRRRFEEGEDKDQVIAEINRQLGDSVEKVLLIKTILDSMEGQS, from the coding sequence ATGAAGTTGCTTTATATCAAGATCACTGATCCCAAAGGGTTTCGCAGCCTTCAGACGGGATTCGAATACCGCTTTCGTAGCGAATGGGATTTGGAGGAGGAGCAAGGATTCGCTCCTTTTGTCTGTGCGGGGCCCAATGGCAGTGGCAAATCAAATCTGCTGGAAGTGCTTGCGGCGATTTTTTATCATATGGAATGTATTTATTTGGCAAATAAGCCAGATAGCTTTGTTTATGACGAAGAGGCAAACCCCAATGGATTTCAAGGGTCAGTGTCTACGCCAGATGCTTTTGAACTTACATATAGATTTAATCTGATAGACAAGAATTACTATACCCCTGCATCCGCAGGAGTCGCTCAGGCTGGCAGAACATTAGCCGGAGTAACAGAATTCCGAGATCGTATACGCCCGGTGGAGATACATATATCCAAAGAACTGGGGAAACATCCCGTGGTCACCCAAACCGACCTCAAAACCGGAGAACAAGAAGAGCTGATTGACGGACAAAAAATTCGTAAAATTCTACCCGAATTTGTACTGGGTTATTCGTCTGGGGAAAATGAAATCCTCAGCCTGCCATTTTTTAAGATGCGCTTTGTTCAGTTCGACGAATATTGGGACGCACTTCAAAACCAATTAGACTATCCCGGCCGTCCGGAATCACGCCTGGCTTACCTAGATAGCAACTTCAGCCAAGCAATTTTACTTTGTAATTTACTCTATCATGATCGGGAGACCCTCAAGCCGTTTCGTGAAGATGTCGGAATTGAAGAAATAATAAAATTTCGTATTATTATTCGTCTAAGTATCGAGGTCAGCCTGGACCAGGCGCTTGGATTTAGTCGAGGCGAAAATCCAAGACCTCGGAAGATGCAAGAGGTCGGGCTAAACCATCCTGCAATCGAGATAACAGAAACAGGAGATGAGTCTAGATCAACATACAGAGCAAATTTAATAGAATTGCTCGAAGGTGAAGAAGAATCAGATAAGCTGATTAGTCGATTGAAGCGCTGTGCAACGTGTTCATATGAAGACGAAGCAACAGATTCACTTTATCTGGACTATTACGTTACAGAAGAAACAAAGCAGGCTTTTTCTAATAATTTTGACTTTGAGGTTAACAAGTCTCCCATAGCCCTTTTTCAGGCGTTTCAAGTCCTTTTGATGCTTAATCTTTTCTCGGTAAGCGACACTCTCAAGTCGGATCTTTATCAATCAGACAGCCTGTATGTTTCGGAAACCGTCCCAACGTTGGCGTCAGATGAACGTATTGTCCGTTTTAAAGATTTTTGGCTCAAGAAGGAAGGAGTGGAAGAGCCCGTTCTTCTTAAGTCCCTATCTGACGGTGAACACCAATTGTTGCATAGCCTTGGCCTTTGTTTGTTGTTTAAGAATACCCAAAGCCTCTTTTTGCTTGATGAGCCGGAAACGCACTTTAACCCGAACTGGCGTTCAAGTTTTATATCCCGGCTACACGACTGTTTTAAGGGGGCTGGCGATAACCACGAGATGCTGATTACCACTCACACACCGTTTTTGATCTCAGACAGTAGCCCAGACAAGGTGTTGGTATTCAATAAGACCAATGGGATAGTTTCCGTGATCCGTCCCGACTACAATACCTTGGGTTCGTCCATCAACAAGATCACCATGGCTACCTTTGACAAACGTGAGACCATTGGCGGTCATGCTCAGTCGCAGCTAGACGCCCTCCGCCGCCGGTTTGAAGAAGGTGAGGATAAAGATCAGGTAATTGCGGAGATCAATCGCCAACTAGGCGATTCGGTAGAAAAAGTTCTGCTCATCAAGACCATTCTCGACAGTATGGAAGGACAGAGTTAA
- a CDS encoding restriction endonuclease subunit S, which produces MTWGFRTLDALLDKSGTDRAGKQDLPILSITMSDGLVDQSEKFKKRVASRDTTKYRIAHRNELVVGFPIDEGVLGFQTKYPAGIVSPAYDIWKLKSPNDTFIPYLERYLRSNQARQIYASKMKGAVARRRSLSKVDFLGLEIPFPSFDDQKRIAHLLGKVEGLIARRKQHLQQLDDLLKSVFLKMFGDPVRNEMGWETELLGELATIERGRFSPRPRNDPKFYNGAYPFIQTGDISRSNGRLREYTQTLNELGIKVSKKFDVGTIVIAIVGATIGETAILQIPTYAPDSVIGITPKSATKETESVFIEFLLRFWKPVLRARAPEAARANINIETLRPLPVICPLDKDRERFATIVEKVEDLKSRYQQSLADMEYLYGALSQKAFNGELDLSRIVLPDEQQDAMAEEYQPQEIQEDNTAIRSLELSTPDIEALLELATPDGRKPTIEQWLKECIGQMRVGETFSAQLFLEKVLNKMIELDHDGLFEDWGRDGEPKITIADYDSLKDMIFKLIENGTLIQAFATGINSLQVAPA; this is translated from the coding sequence ATGACCTGGGGCTTTCGTACACTTGATGCACTACTAGATAAATCCGGTACCGATAGAGCCGGTAAGCAGGATCTCCCAATTCTTTCAATCACAATGAGTGATGGGCTTGTCGACCAATCGGAAAAATTCAAAAAGCGTGTCGCAAGTCGAGACACAACCAAATATCGGATTGCTCACCGAAATGAGCTAGTTGTTGGCTTCCCAATAGACGAAGGGGTTCTGGGGTTCCAAACAAAATATCCGGCTGGGATTGTAAGCCCAGCATATGACATTTGGAAGCTTAAGTCCCCAAATGATACTTTTATACCATACCTTGAAAGATATTTGCGTTCTAATCAGGCCCGCCAGATTTACGCATCAAAGATGAAGGGTGCTGTCGCTCGTAGAAGAAGCCTTTCCAAAGTAGATTTCTTAGGGTTAGAGATCCCATTCCCTTCGTTCGACGACCAAAAGCGTATTGCCCATCTGCTCGGCAAAGTAGAAGGACTGATCGCCCGGCGCAAGCAACACCTGCAACAACTCGACGACCTGCTCAAAAGCGTGTTTCTGAAGATGTTCGGCGATCCCGTGAGGAATGAGATGGGGTGGGAGACGGAATTACTTGGAGAACTAGCAACAATTGAGCGAGGTCGGTTCTCGCCACGCCCACGGAATGACCCGAAATTTTATAATGGGGCCTATCCATTTATTCAAACTGGAGACATAAGTCGATCGAACGGACGGCTTCGAGAATATACCCAGACGCTTAACGAGCTTGGCATCAAAGTCAGCAAAAAATTCGATGTCGGCACGATTGTGATCGCAATTGTTGGCGCGACAATCGGCGAAACAGCCATTCTTCAAATTCCCACCTATGCCCCTGACTCCGTCATCGGCATTACTCCAAAGTCTGCAACCAAAGAAACAGAATCTGTTTTCATAGAATTTTTGCTCCGTTTCTGGAAACCAGTGCTCAGAGCTAGAGCGCCTGAAGCGGCAAGGGCAAACATTAATATTGAGACATTACGCCCTTTGCCCGTTATCTGTCCTCTGGACAAAGATCGAGAAAGGTTCGCCACAATCGTTGAAAAGGTCGAAGACCTCAAATCTCGCTATCAGCAAAGCCTGGCCGATATGGAATACCTCTATGGTGCCTTGAGCCAGAAGGCATTCAATGGTGAACTGGATTTGTCTCGAATTGTTCTGCCCGATGAGCAACAAGATGCTATGGCCGAAGAGTATCAACCTCAGGAGATACAAGAAGACAATACAGCCATTAGGTCTCTGGAACTTTCGACTCCAGACATTGAAGCATTACTGGAGTTGGCGACGCCCGATGGGCGCAAGCCGACCATTGAGCAGTGGTTAAAAGAATGCATCGGGCAGATGAGGGTTGGTGAGACTTTTTCTGCTCAACTATTTCTGGAGAAAGTTCTGAACAAGATGATTGAGTTGGATCATGATGGGTTGTTTGAAGATTGGGGACGAGATGGGGAGCCCAAAATAACTATTGCAGACTACGACAGCCTGAAGGACATGATTTTTAAACTTATAGAAAACGGCACCTTGATTCAGGCTTTCGCTACTGGAATTAATTCTTTGCAAGTGGCTCCCGCCTAA
- a CDS encoding DNA-methyltransferase — MKDLRKQDYLGVTSSSEDGDIHNNDAYLFLGNCPAHRYEAIITDPPYEIGIASKEWDCKELQIDVLAYQFHRVLKPGGNVFVFCSDFQFGTWYRELSRYFTKLRKYAWCKPDSVGYNKGMFQESFELGLHACSDDSYFDMGNYYKNHTVIGKTSGKERIMPDPDEEWTKGKGSKALHPTQKSLEVIKNLVSALSKEGDTILDPFSGTGTLRVAAKQLGRKFEMIDYGFRNHIAAWDRILGKE; from the coding sequence TTGAAAGACCTTCGGAAACAAGACTATCTGGGGGTGACCTCATCGTCGGAAGACGGCGACATCCACAACAATGACGCCTACCTGTTTCTGGGGAATTGTCCTGCCCATCGGTACGAAGCCATAATCACGGACCCACCTTACGAAATCGGAATTGCAAGCAAGGAATGGGATTGTAAAGAGCTACAGATCGACGTCCTGGCTTACCAGTTTCATCGGGTCCTGAAACCTGGCGGCAATGTTTTTGTCTTCTGCTCGGACTTTCAATTCGGCACCTGGTATCGAGAACTCTCCCGCTACTTCACCAAGTTGCGCAAGTATGCTTGGTGCAAGCCTGATTCAGTCGGGTACAACAAAGGTATGTTTCAGGAAAGCTTTGAACTCGGGCTACATGCCTGCTCGGACGATTCATACTTCGACATGGGGAATTATTATAAAAATCATACCGTCATAGGGAAAACATCGGGAAAGGAACGGATAATGCCTGACCCAGATGAAGAGTGGACAAAGGGAAAAGGCTCCAAGGCCCTTCACCCCACTCAAAAATCTCTGGAGGTAATCAAAAACCTGGTTTCCGCATTGAGCAAAGAAGGCGACACGATTCTTGATCCCTTTTCAGGCACCGGAACTCTGAGGGTCGCAGCCAAGCAGTTGGGCAGAAAATTTGAGATGATCGATTATGGATTCCGAAACCACATTGCGGCTTGGGATAGGATCTTAGGAAAAGAGTGA
- a CDS encoding HNH endonuclease: MLFAYTYVPHAMEKMQEFIDYIFSEVWCKAPIGLDFSLDLFDDKPDLREVLSSFGFAARAPERGKQFYSDIKLIYELFADLTSPQISHLKQWYQANNDIEKICANAPAVQIVRYADISVIHPILGEQLASFFKGLYSQGLLGLVALREKIGDIDDHYKAFIHANTTGKCPFCGLGDIKGMHHTRREAYDHYFPKALYPFNSINFHNLAPACNECNSTYKLSKDPAYNTVGRRKSFYPYATGGHRIEIAVDLHSPDIDRLMSTDIQLTFGPAAIHEEIETWKEMYGIEERYKAKCCGSDAKDWLEQVRIMQDRGIVPADSINDIKQQTAKSPVANSNFLKLAFLEGCQRAGIFEVMTP; the protein is encoded by the coding sequence ATGCTGTTCGCCTACACCTATGTCCCCCATGCGATGGAAAAAATGCAAGAATTCATCGATTACATTTTTTCCGAAGTGTGGTGTAAAGCACCAATTGGATTGGATTTCAGTCTTGACCTGTTTGACGATAAGCCAGACTTAAGAGAAGTTCTCTCCTCTTTCGGCTTTGCCGCAAGGGCCCCCGAGCGGGGTAAACAATTCTATAGTGATATCAAATTAATTTATGAACTTTTTGCTGATTTGACATCACCCCAGATTAGCCATCTGAAACAGTGGTATCAGGCCAACAACGACATCGAAAAAATATGTGCCAATGCCCCTGCTGTCCAGATCGTTCGCTATGCAGATATTTCTGTCATCCATCCCATCCTGGGCGAGCAATTGGCTTCTTTTTTTAAGGGACTTTATTCTCAGGGCTTGCTTGGACTTGTGGCGCTACGGGAAAAAATCGGCGATATTGATGACCACTATAAGGCTTTTATTCACGCTAATACTACCGGGAAATGTCCTTTTTGTGGCCTCGGTGATATAAAAGGCATGCACCACACCAGGCGTGAGGCTTACGATCACTATTTCCCCAAGGCTCTATATCCATTCAATTCTATCAATTTTCATAACTTGGCCCCGGCCTGTAACGAATGCAACAGCACCTATAAACTCAGCAAAGACCCTGCATACAATACGGTCGGGCGACGTAAGTCTTTTTACCCCTATGCGACGGGTGGTCACCGAATTGAGATTGCTGTCGATCTACACAGCCCAGATATTGATCGTCTGATGTCCACCGACATTCAACTCACGTTCGGCCCAGCTGCCATCCATGAGGAGATTGAAACCTGGAAAGAAATGTACGGCATCGAAGAGCGTTACAAGGCAAAATGTTGCGGTAGTGATGCCAAGGACTGGTTGGAGCAAGTTCGTATTATGCAAGACCGTGGAATTGTTCCTGCCGACTCGATAAATGACATCAAACAACAAACGGCAAAGTCTCCGGTTGCCAACAGTAACTTTCTCAAATTGGCTTTTCTCGAAGGCTGCCAGAGGGCAGGGATTTTTGAGGTTATGACCCCTTAA